The sequence GTTTGGAGATTGTGGCTCTGATAAAAAGACGAGAGGCCGAGCTAAAGATTTTCACTGGGAGTGGCCAGAGTGGACAGGAGTAGAAATGAGTATATCAGAgggagtttggagacaaagtctAGGAGGCAATGCTGAGATGGTTCGGTCATGTGCAGAGGAAGGATAGTGGATATGCTTGACCAAGAATGCTGAATATGCTAGACAGGAGGAAAAGacctcagagaagattcatggatgagGGGAAAGAGGACATGCagggggttggtgtgacagaggacgCTGGGATAGggggagatggaggcagatgattcaATGTGGTGACCACtaaggggaggaaaaaagaaatctgagaaGCTGGCAGCAATAAATATTTGACCTTTTAGCTTGGCGATGTGCCTTAATTAATAATTCATCACCAGACCAGAGCTAcattaatgaaaaagaaaaacatttaacaacAGGCCATTTATTGTGAGAGAGTAGGTATTAAACCATGAAATGTAGCCCTAGTTGTTATAATACATACAATTCCTGCAAGAAATGGCTCGTCTCAATGAAAAGTAGCTTCACAATCAAGCAACTACTGTTAGTTACTCTACTGTAACACTGAGGGTTGTGTGTGGCTCCAGGTCAGTATGCAGCATCAGTACAGTCATGCCTCTTGCAGGCTGACAGCCCCGTTCTTATCTATGAGTAGCagcaggtttctttttttttttcctttcttttattttttaattaagtaaGTCAGTGGTCCTCGAGTCCGTGTAGTCTCACGGGAGTCAAGCTCAAAGGACTCTGTTGATGTTGATCAGGTGAGCGGACACACTCGTGTTCATTCGTCGCTGATAGGAGGAAGCTGCTTTTCTATGAATCGCTTGACATCCACCATTTCCTGTAAATACacaaaaagatgcaaaaagCATTTCAGACGGAACTCCACGGTcaaatgtgccttttttttttcttattcccaCCCTCACCTCTGGACACGCGCTGTGAGGTAGACCACGGTATGACTTGAAGGTAATGTTGGCAGGATTGATGAGACCTTTCATCTTCTCTGCTGTCTGGATGCCGAATGCGTAGGGAACCAGGGGATCGGCATCCCCGTGGCACTGCAGGACATGCATGTCCTTGTTAGCACTGTTGGCAGCCGCCTGAGAATAGAACAGATtaggattatttttattatctgaTTATGAGTGAATGTGAGCTGGCTGTGGGATATCCTGGTAGTGTAATCCAATTGAAGGAGTAgtttgctaaaaaaataaataaataaattaaaaatttgaagcattacatgtatatatacagtgCTTACTAAATGTATTAGACATCAacccaaagtaaaataaaacccCACTCATATATGTGCTTATTATTAACCGGTCCAAAAGAAAATACTTGCATTCACAACTTTATGAAGTGTCAATTATCAAAAATTTTAAGAACTACAAATTTCAGGTGGATCTGTCTAAAAGCGTAGGTTGCACCCTCAGAAATGTTTCTACCTGAGGGAAGGATTTGTGGAGAGGAAGCCAGCAGCTGAGAGCGACCACACCGGCAAGTTTCTGTTGAGTCGTCAGAGCCGTGTAAAGAGACAACGCTCCAccctggggggaaaaaaaaaccacacacaaaaaaaaacatcattctCACAAAGATACTAAGCCTAACACCAACAGATTACAACTACACATCAACACAACCTCAGCTTGAGGACAGCACTTGATTAATCCACACTTGATTGATTTAAACAGTCCAGTTTTTATAGCAAAACCTAAGTGTGTGTCAGTTTTCATTGGATAAACGACTGAACAGACTTTTAAATCTATGGGATAATTCACAGGTGGGAGCTAACGGCCACATACCCAActaaataaagaataaacaaCTCCCAGTGCAAGTATGACAGCTCCAAGAAAACACAAGTAACTCATCTAAGTCAGAACGTTTGTGACACTACAGGCCTTTCTCACTGTTAGAGGATACAAATACAAAGAATGCGGTTGTAGAGGAAACATGACAAATACACTTCTTCATTAATACACATTTGTCAGTCAAATAAAGGGAATTCACATTTACATACAAGGCTCATTTAGCAGTGTCAAAACATGAGTATGTTTGCATGATTAAAGGCTCTAGTcctcttttgttcttttaaaataatttatttggaaataaattatttgtattttaagtgCCTAAAGTACATGAAAACAGTGCctagttgttttttctgcttttcttgcCTAAATTTAAGATGTGCCTGGACACAAAATACATCCATAATTTAAATCAAGTTAATCTTTTCAGTTATCGTGCTGTTTGATatcaaatgaaagaaacagatTAGCAAAAAAATAGTCCTGCGCATAAGCATAAGAACAAATTGTTCAATTTTTAGTTCGTTTTTGTATAGATTACACAAACAGTTATTAAGCTTTAGATACGGTACATGTGTTTAACCTATTTTCAGTCTATGTTAGATGGCTGCTGTTGTATTAACTGCTTACAGCATAATAATACACTATATAATAACTGCCTCCTACTATGGCTCCATGGCTTAGTTATGTACACATTCAACTaaaaggagacacaaatccctttggggttgcatcaggaagggcatccggtGTAAAATATCAGCCAAATCAAACATAAGGAGTGACCCAATGTGGCGACCTTGTGCATGAGGGAGCAACCAAAAGTAGCTTTAATATTTCCTTGATAAGTGCTTACTATTAACGGACCCAAAGACGTGGTTCGTATGATTATACTCACCTTCCTCACTGCACATTTGCAGTTGAAAGAAAACATCACCTAGCATCAAGCGTTTTTTCAAGATTAAAGTTGTACGCAGCGACTGGTGCTGTTACTCCAGGTCGAAGGAGTACATATTTTATTAGAACTGAGTGTAGCTTTTTGTCTGCCTGGATAAATATGACTGAAAAGGAAGTGCTGTTCATATTCTTTTAGTGTTTCTCATGGCTGTGAATTTCTTTCCAACTTAACTTTAAAAATCTGTAAATATCTTGtacttgaaacaaaaaaaattaaatgcacaACTTTTCCACGTTTTTTCTCATCAATTTGACACATTTCTCTGGTAAATCTGCTGTTTTCTTCCTATGAAATCACCAGTTTTTCTCTCAATTTTCTCTTATGTAAgtaaacttaaaagaaaaataattttccgCAAGATGTTACCAGCCCTCacccagtgatttttttttttactttcagtgGCAGTAATGCGCCATCATAACACTGCCtgtaaatcacacaaaaaaaaaacaaggttatATAACATATCATTCCTGCACATCCCACACTTACCTGCGAAAATCCGCCCAGGATAATCCTGTGTGAAGGTATCCCATTCTTCACTTCTTGGTCTATCAAAGCTTTAACTGAAATGAAATTAAGGAAACCCCTTATGTTTGAATATGACTAAAGAAAAGGCCTGAAAAGGATCAAAATCCTTCTTTCAACATACTGTTCTCTGACGCTCTCTTAATTCCAGCCTCGTCTTCATTTGCATTCGGGCTCAGCCCATAGATATCAAACCTGTAGAAAGGGAGCAGATACATGTGAGGCTCATCCGACATGCAACAGCCACACTCAATTGAAAAATGCTCCTTAACTGCGAGGCTTACCAAGAAGGCATGTTCATCCTCATGTTCAAAGTAACAGGCATGATGGGACTGTAATCAGTGGAAAAGAGTAACATTATGGCTTGCCCTAACTGCCCTACATGTGTCAACAGGTTTATACATTTTCACAGCCTTTAATACAGCATTCAAGTCTACTTAAAGCGCTTACGGACTTTCTGAAACTTTCCCAAAACCTGCTTTTCCTGTTATAACTGCTCTAAATACTTACGCATGTGGACAAATGTATTTCACATGTGGTATCCTGATGCCTGCGAAAGCTTCTGCCCAGCCATGTCTGTCATTTTGGACACAGTTATAGTTAAGGTGAAAGCAAAAGTGTCTTGGGTCCTAATGAACACCAATATTACACACAAGACGTAAACAAATCTCTCTACATACCCAGTGTCGCCAAGGCCATGCAGAAATATAACctgtcaaaacaaacaacacctATTCGCACATGCTGGTACAAACTAGGCTCTTTATTGTCTAATAACAGCTGCTTTTTTCACTAACATGTGAATGACCTGTGTCGCCTTGTTAACTCACCGCTGCAGTGGCTTTACGGGCAGCAGGCACAATGGCAGGTAAGGGCGCTGACATGTTATTGCCGCACATGCAGCGCTGAGGCAGCTGTTATGTCGGGAGAAGTTAGCTGTTCTTAGCTAATAACGGTGCCCTCCCCTTTGTTGTCAATCCGTGTCGAGATTTGTCCAACTCTGCCGTTCAAATATAAAACAGCTGAAGGACAAAATACCGACCGACCATGGAGGTCAAAGTATCGCTGCCCCCTGCCCCTGCTGGCAGTCGTCAATTTCTTCTTAGAAGTTGAAATGTGATGTTAAAAACAACCACACCGACGGTTAGGGTTCTACTCGCTAAAGACAGGCACGCTTCGTAGTCCCGCCCCCTCCGCGTTTTGATTGGATGTCGTTAGCGGCCCGATAACAAATGCACATCAGCCATTGGGTGAGCGAAATGTCGATGAGCGACTCTTTGAGGGCTGTTAAATCCTCCACAGCCCACTTCTGTATTTGAAAATTACAGATAATGTGACTGCACAGCTGAAGAAATACAATTCAAAATTTTATAAATAAtgctaataaaaaaagaagaacctttacatatttaaacatAAGCTACTTCCAAGAACAATGATGATCTGCAGAGCTGTGGTAACTAGATTGGATTGTTCCAGAAAACATCCAAAAGAGCCAATACagatctggaaaaaaaatgtttttgagcgATGAAACCGAGGTGAATTTGTACCAGGATGATCACAACACAAAGTGTACCACATTATCTGCCAAGAATGGTGGGGGCAGTGTTATGTGTGGAtatgtatggctgccagtggaaatGGATCACTAGCgtttattgatgatgtaactgctgatagaagcagcaggatgaattATGAAGTGTACAAATACTCTCTTcgcagattcagccaaatgccgCAAAAGTGATTACTGATAACCCAAAGCAAGCTACAAAGGCAACTCAAGAGTTTTGTTTAGGTTTGAGTTTTAAGCAAAGAATACTCTTCGATAGTTAAGTCAGTCAActgatctcaacccaacagAGCATGCTTTTTGGCTATGAAATGGAACAACTGGATGCAGAAACATCCACAAACAAGTAGCAACTGAAAGTGGCTCTACATGTTTTGACttggaagacttttttttcacactggatgctattcctgatgcaaccccaaggtaattttttcctcctccccaagtcatttttcactttttagtCGTTGCAcatattgattgtttgatttaaaatccacagtgGTGGTGTGCAGAGACAATACTACGGgaaaagttgtaaaaaaaaaaataatggtgaATGTTGAATATTAGTAAGAATTCTGGCAACGTTTGGCTTTTGCTTGggacattttcaaaatatgttAATTAATGTTATCGTGAGCCAGACCATTTTGGCTGTtttctaaataataaaaattgcaTATTAACACGGATTATTTTGGAAAACAGGAGCGCCAAACCTCccaaatcttttattttgaaacgtAACAGCGTCAACGAGAAATACTTCCGCTGCCGTCTTTGTCACGTGACCTCTATGCCCTTGGTTTGCTACCTTTGACATGTGAGCGACCGAAACATGTCTTTCCCTAAGAAACCAGGCGGTAAAGCACTGGATGTTTTGCAGAACCTCCCGCGGATAACCTTAGCGAACCTACGGCCTGAACCAGGAGCCCGGCAAACGGTAAGTTTTAATCTCTCGTAAATTTTGTAGCTATCTGTGGCTAACGCAGCTAATGTCAGCTAAAGTAATCCAGCGGAGATAGTTGTTCTCATGAGGTTATGTGCAAGCAAGAGGAGATGGTCCTAAATGTTCCTGTGTCGCAGGAGAAACGCCGGGGCAGAGGGCAGTATGGTGGCAACAGGAGCGGCAGAGGACACAAAGGAGAGCGGCAGAGAGGGAACCGACCTCGGCTGGGCTTCGAGGGGGGGCAGACCCCCTTTTACCTGGCCATACCAAAATACGGATTCAATGAAGGGCACAGGTAAAGGCGTCAAATGCCTTTTATCTGTGAAGCTAATCGATGAGTGCTTGCTTGAGTAAGAGGCACGCCGAATTTGCATAAATGACAGATGCACTTGGTTGCCATCAAGCTCGGATCAGAAAACACAAAGCTTTATTTATAACCTGTTTTATCTGTCAGTCAGTACACCTTATCTACACAGCACTACCCACACTGATCTCTTAATACCAGCATTAGAGTCATGCTGTGGTAGGTGGACTGCCATTTGTGAGTGCACACCTGGAGTGACTGGTCTGCCACTGGCACCTTGTTCTGTTCATAGATGAGAGCACAGACTCCACTGAAGAACATCAGGCCCTCATGCCACATTCATGGAGTCTGACAGCCAGAAATGTGCCTGAGCACCCTGcaggaggtcattttgtagagCATGGGCAATGCTGCTCCTCTCCTTCTTGCACAAAAGATCAAATTCTGCCCCATGTAATGTCCCATCCCCTTGTATGTCCTCCACAGTTTTGAAGGGAGGAGATATAAGGAGACTGTGGCGAGTGGCAGAGGAAACCTTCTCGCGATGTCACTTGCATATCTGTCATCTTGGAAGagctggactacctgtgcaGCCTGAATGGACTGCAGTTACCATCTCATGCTGCCAGTAGCATTAAACAAAAGTTAGTCATGAGGGATAAGGAGAGAGCAAAGATGCAGGTGCACCTCGAATGAATTCACAGTGGTTTCCACTTCCTAACTAGACAGATTGATATCCCTGAAGTTTAACTCAGTTTGTGTTACGCTGCTATGATCGAGCGTTCCCTTCATTTTTCTGAGCAGTGCATATCGATTTGTACTTCTTCCTCCTCAGTCGCCGTCCGCAGTACCACCCTCTGACGCTAAAACGGCTGCAGTACCTGATCGATCTGGGCCGAGTCGACCCGACTCAGCCTATAGACCTGACCCAGCTCGTCAACGCCAGAGGAGTCACAATCCAGCCCCTGAAGCGCGACTATGGAGTCCAGCTTGTTGACGAGGTTTTTGatctgttcatctgtttcatagaGATCAAATTAGGCAAAATTAGGAAGCTTGATTtgtcatcacagctgattttaaaatcatttaacaATCATCTGAGGACAAACAGCTACTTCCTGGCGTATTTAGTGTCAACACAGAAACAAGACTTGAGAGACGTGATTATTgatgttaaataaattataaatgctATGCTACAAACACCAGAGGATCTCCTTTCCATGGAAATTGAAAGTATAAGGTTTCTTAATGGATAACCTGTTCATTTCCTTTATCTGTTTTATGAGCAGAACATCTTAAATATTGATGAAATGTATTTTCTCTGTCATCAGTAGAGCCTGTGAGCTGAAGACTTTATGCATAGCTGCTGcaagacaaataaaacaatttaaacagCTTATAGTTTGACCAGCAAAGGTTTTATTCTTTAAGAATGGCTTCAAAATCACTGTGAGGTTATCCAATTGGTTAGAACTGAAGAATTTTAGTAGACATACCAGTAGGTGGCACCACATGACAGTGTTGTCACTGTGACAGTAACAGATTAAGATGCTGGTCTTGACTCctcagtatttttatttaggTTATTATTTTAGCCAGTTCTGACTAAAGCTCACGTGTTTGTCCTGTTCCAGGGCGCTGAGATTTTTGCTGCAAAAATCAACATTGAGGTTCAGAGAGCGACTGAAGGAGCCATAGCTGCTATTGAAAGGAACGGAGGGGTCATCACAACCAGTTTCTACGATCCCATAAGTCTCGGTAACTCATTAATGACTGATCTTATCCACTTGCCCAAGTcgatgtattttatttattatttatttttaaaaaaaattttaaagtaaaaggcCTGAAAATGTGCTCTCACTTTTTGCAGATATCCTCATCAAGCCTGTCCCATTTTTTGTCCGTGGGCAGCCGATCCCAAAGCGAATGTTGCCTGGGGAGAATATGCTCCCTTATTACACAAGTGCTGACAACCGGGGTTATTTGGCAGACCCGGACAAAATCCAGCAGGCCCGGCTAGCCCTGGCACAGAAGTATGGTTACATTCTGCCAGATATTTCAAAGGATGAACTGTATCACATGCTGGCCATGAGGAAGGATATACGACAGATCTTCTTTGGCCTTTCTCCAGGCTGGGTTGTTAACATGCCTGAGAAGAAGATCCTGAAACCAACTGATGAAAAACTGATGAAATATTACAGTTCGTAGGTGTTAGGAGAAAAATACTGTTTATTTACAGGGAGCTGGGGGTGTTGAAAGCGTTTTCATTTTGTATGGAAAACTGTAGTCTGTGTGTTGCCATTAAACTTTAtgttgaaaaatatatttttcactgTATTATCTTTTATTAATACAGTTAAATGTAGTCGATTTTATGCCACAAACCGTATGAGGAGTACTACTCGGTGGCCAACATCTGACGGCCTCGTGTCCAAGCACGACCGTGGCCCGTGCTGCATGATGGAAGGAACGTGAACTGTAACAGGTGAGGGGGAAATAAGGAAAATAAGATAACTCaaagaatgaaaacaggaaacagatgccTGGTGATGTGTGTTACTTGTGAAATGGGTTGCCTAGGCCCTAGAAGGGGAGTTTGAAATTAGTCACAGGCAGCTGTATCCTGGTGTGGACGTTCAAAAGatccctccccctccccctgtTTTGGAACACAATCACAGGcaaaaaacatacatacaaCCTTGCCTCTGTATGCTTTGGAGACATGAAAGCCGAATCAAGACATCATTCATATCTAATAAAACTCAAATGCATCCTGATGAGATTTCTATTTTGCCCCCTGTTCGCACTATAAATTAAGCCTGTGCCGGAGTGTAACCTCACTGGTTACAGCTTCATCGCATCTCTCCTGAGCTCACGATTACgctcatgtttatttttttggagtcgAAATGGCACACTCCCTATAAATAACTTGGTATTTTGCACAGATATTGTCTTGAGGGAGGCTGCCATAGAATTTTTGCTGTTATAAAAACACTTTATCAAAGGAAGCATAtgcctgtgcgtgtgtgcaccACCACGAGCTTTGTGTTTGTCTTAaacccaccccccacccccactgccACCTTAGTAAATGCAGGCAGATCTTAATTATGCAAGAATAGAAAAAGGACTGATGCAAAGTTTTCGTTaagcgtttaaaaaaaaaaagaatttttcaGGTGAGCTTCAGTGAAATAGTAAATTTTCACCCCACGAGCCAAAGGTTTCACTTTGATGACTTTCCTTGTGGTTCCCTGAGTGTTTTCCTGAATCCTCAAGTATCCAATACGGCCGGTGGATACATACACAGCCGGCCCTGCCAGGAAAACCTGCCCAAATCCTTAAAGCATAATACTTTAAATAAATCACGCCACAGGAAAGAAACAGCACAATCATTGTTTATGGCAGAACTACAGCTCTTATCTTCAAAGCAGCAGATCCTTTTGAATTTGTATCAGGTCTCAGACGagcaacagagagaaaaggagcgagctaaacaatttttttttgttatgtgcAAAGAGGCACAAACATCAGCCCTGTGAGCGTGTGGCTGCCTGAAGGTTTGCACAGAAGAATGACAAAGTGGAATCAAGTATTTTCCTCAATCAGCTGGCTAAAAAGATTTGTTTCAGACTGGCGTTTTGTGTCTGGTTTCTGCTCCAAATAATCTAATGTCTGAGTCTAACCATTTCACACTGTTTAATTAAACATTCAGACATTGTTGTCGGTGCTGAGCACGGCAGATCGATTTGATTATCTGCTGCCTTGAATGAGCCGTTTAAGACAGACGCTGTGCATGGCTGTGTCTCGCAAGTCTCAGGCCAGTGTCAGATAATAATCAGGGCTAATTACAGTTAAATGCACGACTCCTTCTCCGCTGTGTGCCGGGCACAGGTGTGAGGCGGAGGTCTGGGATCAAGTTTGGTTTCAAACTGTGAGACCGAGGACATCCAATGTCCAAAGCTCAGCTCTCTGGAAAGTAAAAGATGTCAACTCAGTTGTGCAATTAAGGCTCTTATCAGTGTAGGATACAATTCCTAATTTACAAAGAATGGAGCTGCTTCTGTGACGAGATCATAGCTTCGCCTCATTAGCCAGTCTCAGTCTGAGCAGCTCTGAATGACAGACAAATGAAATGAAGTTAGAAAGCAGTTTAAGGAGGAAGGAGATAGACAGAGGAATTGGAGGCTGTGATTTAATACTGTGAACACAAGAGCACTGTTTAATTTACTCATTAGTGATTTTTTCTTACATTAATTAGTCACTTAgtgcagaaaataaaataagattcgaaaatgccacacacacacacatacacacaagtcAACTGACAAGCAGAAGGCCTTTAAAAAGGCTTCCtctaaaacattaaataatttcCTCCTTTGCACTTTTTACAAGACAGTTTGTCCCATAAAAAATTATATTACTGGATTTTTATTCATGCTGTTTGTGCTTTTGCCATACTCTCAGTTACACGGTGAAGTGCATGTCCTCTTTCATTAAAATCTTCACATTTCTAGATGCTGAAATagcactttttctcctttttcggCACACTTGGGCGACAAAGTCTGCAGTTGCTACTTAAAGTAGTGCAGAAATTCTTCAACTTCCGTGGCCTCGCCTGGACACTCTGAACCACCCGGGCTCCCGAGTTTGTCTGAGCTGTGTTTGAAGTCTGGATGAGCTCTGCTTATTATCTCTGCTCAGAGGTGGGGGCATCATTGTGCTCTGTTAATGAGGCCACATTAAGCCTGTCTACACCAGGGGGCATGTAATCCTCTCAGCTGGCTTGACGTTGGGCCAGCCGGGCAGGGCGCTGTTTACACGGGGAGTGTGGAGGCTGACGCTCGGGACCCTGCAGGCCTCATCTGCTGTTGAATTTGCTCAAACATGCGATTGAGAAGTGAAGCTGGAGGCGGGGGAACCAGACCACTGCATAGAATGGTGTCTGAGACTTGACAGAGTATATCTCAAGCTGGCCTGCTGTGCCCATACAATACTTCAACAATGCAATATAGCTTCTCGCCGCGAAGATCACGGTCACCTGAGACAACACTATCATATCCTCTTCACACCTTCCAGCTATAAAACAATGCAGCTCTTTATGAATGAGGCACTGTAAGGAAAGTCAATGGGATGACAGTGAAGCCGAGGCAGAATACAGTGCTGCAGTGTCAGAGGTCAAGACACGGGCCTCCTGCATTGCACCTCTGTGGCTTTGATCAGATTTCTCCTTTGGACAGAAGCCCGAAGAAAGCGTCTCCCTGTCAGCaaacttaaatcactttatatCCATAGTACAAGAAGAGCATGGGTGTTGGAGCACCTTCAGAGACGGAAAACTAGAGCCCACAAGCGGAAAACCACAAAACCAAATGAGTGCATGCTCCACATCTAGTAAATATCCAACCAAGGCATTGTCCAGCGTTTCCAAGAGCCTGCTGGCCTGTCCCTTCATAAGGTAGCCCTCTGGTATTCCTACAGGTCCTGACTGCACAGCTCTACCTGTGCCAGCCTGATCATCACTGATCCAAAGTGGAGAAGGAGAGGAGTGTCCCATATATGAGTTCTGTCCAATACAATGGCACATTGTGATCAGAAAGCCACAGAGAACAATCCCTATTCAGAAAGCATAGTGCCCATTCAGTGGCAGCTCGCTGCTTGTTTGGCTATGATACAATGCACTGATACCCTACTGTCACCTCATAGATTAGGATTCATTAATAAAGCCAAACATAAAGGACTTTTAACAcgttttcaaacatttttcagcAAAGGAAAGCCCTGCTGGTGGTGGAGTTTGGAGTGGGTTATACAAtaaaaggacacacacacacacagagaggttGTCTAATATTTAGCCCTCTCAGTTCGCGCTGATAGTCAGCCGAAACTAACATTATTGTATTCACGCTGCGCCATTCAAGGTAATTGATTAAATCCATTAGCGCATTTCACAGCACGTTGGAGCATGCGTCCCGCTCTACCCCGCGGATGTGGATTCAACCTATAATTCTGACAAGCTGTGAAACAAGGACACCCCCACCTCCCCCACCACCAAATCACCAGTTATTCTGACGAGTAATTCGACTTTAAATCTGACATATAACCTCCACATttgtcatggtttttttttttttttagtttttttattggtttcttTACCAAAGCTACATACCAGCTTATCAGTTTCGACTCTTAGTTTTATATTTGGTCGCCAATAGTGGGAACACGGTTGAAACAACTCACCTTAATTACGTCTATTATTGAGTTTGCCTGCGTGACACATTATTGATTTTCTTAAAGATCTCCATTTCACCTGATTGACTGCGACGTTAAAACAAAGTCCaaagcaaaagcaaataaaaaacctCCTATTATGGGCTCATTTCGAGGCTCACTGGAAAGCCCTTTAAACTGGGGACTTGTGTTTTCAATATGTGTATTCTAGCAGAACTCGCCTTAAGATCAGTGCAAACCCTTGTGTATTAACCCTCTGTACTTTAAACAGCACCGTAGAACATTTACACTTTAAAGTTGCGCGTAAGTGACTCTGCTAAGTAGATAATGCAGAGCAGGTGCAGGTCTCACGGATGCACAATATATTGCAGactggtcaaaggagcttgcaaagaaaagcgtctggacttctttaagttacttgaagacgtttcacctctcatcc is a genomic window of Astatotilapia calliptera chromosome 9, fAstCal1.2, whole genome shotgun sequence containing:
- the LOC113029216 gene encoding acyl-protein thioesterase 1, whose product is MCGNNMSAPLPAIVPAARKATAAVIFLHGLGDTGHGWAEAFAGIRIPHVKYICPHAPIMPVTLNMRMNMPSWFDIYGLSPNANEDEAGIKRASENIKALIDQEVKNGIPSHRIILGGFSQGGALSLYTALTTQQKLAGVVALSCWLPLHKSFPQAAANSANKDMHVLQCHGDADPLVPYAFGIQTAEKMKGLINPANITFKSYRGLPHSACPEEMVDVKRFIEKQLPPISDE
- the mrpl15 gene encoding large ribosomal subunit protein uL15m produces the protein MSFPKKPGGKALDVLQNLPRITLANLRPEPGARQTEKRRGRGQYGGNRSGRGHKGERQRGNRPRLGFEGGQTPFYLAIPKYGFNEGHSRRPQYHPLTLKRLQYLIDLGRVDPTQPIDLTQLVNARGVTIQPLKRDYGVQLVDEGAEIFAAKINIEVQRATEGAIAAIERNGGVITTSFYDPISLDILIKPVPFFVRGQPIPKRMLPGENMLPYYTSADNRGYLADPDKIQQARLALAQKYGYILPDISKDELYHMLAMRKDIRQIFFGLSPGWVVNMPEKKILKPTDEKLMKYYSS